From Mus musculus strain C57BL/6J chromosome 17, GRCm38.p6 C57BL/6J, the proteins below share one genomic window:
- the Olfr110 gene encoding olfactory receptor 110, translating to MEGKNQTAPSEFIILGFDHLNELQYLLFTIFFLTYICTLGGNVFIIVVTIADSHLHTPMYYFLGNLALIDICYTTTNVPQMMVHLLSEKKIISYGGCVTQLFAFIFFVGSECLLLAAMAYDRYIAICKPLRYSFIMNKALCSWLAASCWTGGFLNSVLHTVLTFHLPFCGNNQINYFFCDIPPLLILSCGDTSLNELALLSIGILIGWTPFLCVILSYLYIISTILRIRSSEGRHKAFSTCASHLLIVILYYGSAIFTYVRPISSYSLEKDRLISVLYSVVTPMLNPVIYTLRNKDIKEAVKAIGRKWQPPVFSSDI from the coding sequence atggaaggaaagaatcaaacaGCTCCATCTGAATTCATCATCTTGGGGTTCGACCACCTGAATGAATTGCAGTATTTACTCTTCACCATCTTCTTTCTGACCTACATATGCACTTTAGGAGGCAATGTTTTTATCATTGTGGTGACCATAGCTGATtcccacctacacacacccatgtATTATTTCCTAGGAAATCTTGCCCTTATTGACATCTGCTACACTACTACTAATGTCCCCCAGATGATGGTGCATCTTCTGTCAGAGAAGAAAATCATTTCCTATGGAGGCTGTGTGACCCAGCTCTTtgcattcattttctttgttggcTCAGAGTGTCTCCTCCTGGCAGCAATGGCATATGATCGATATATTGCTATCTGTAAGCCGTTAAGGTACTCATTTATTATGAACAAGGCTCTGTGCAGCTGGTTAGCAGCTTCATGCTGGACAGGTGGGTTTCTCAACTCAGTGTTGCACACGGTTTTGACCTTCCACCTGCCCTTTTGTGGTAACAATCAGATCAATTATTTCTTCTGTGACATACCTCCCTTGCTCATCTTGTCTTGTGGTGATACTTCCCTCAATGAACTGGCTTTGCTGTCCATTGGGATCCTCATAGGCTGGACTCCTTTCCTGTGCGTCATCCTTTCCTACCTTTACATCATCTCCACCATCCTGAGGATCCGTTCCTCTGAGGGGAGGCACAAAGCCTTTTCCACCTGTGCCTCCCACCTGCTCATTGTTATTCTCTATTATGGCAGTGCTATCTTCACGTATGTGAGGCCCATCTCATCTTACTCTCTAGAGAAAGATAGATTGATCTCAGTGCTGTATAGTGTTGTCACACCCATGCTGAATCCTGTAATTTATACGCTAAGGAATAAGGACATCAAAGAGGCTGTGAAGGCcatagggagaaagtggcagcCACCAGTTTTCTCTTCTGATATATAA